CGAGAAGGTGATCGAGTTCAAGCTCAACGCCGAGGAGCAGGCGATGATGGACAAGTCGGTCGCCGCCGTGAAGGAATTGATCGGCACTCTCAAGTAGCGGATCCACGCATCGATCGAACGGCGCCGGCCGGGACGGGGTCTCCCCTCCCGGCCGGCGCCGTTTTCACCAGACCCCTCTCCGATGGAAATGCCGCCTGAAAGATTGTTAATTTTGTTAAGATTGTTGAAGTCGGTACGATCGCAACACGAATCCGGACCACGACAGGGGTCGGACGATGAAAATGACACCATGGTGGAGATCGATGATTCGGCCCGCCGTCGTTCTGGCGGGAATCCTCCTTGCCGCCACGCTGGCAGGGTGCGGGGGATCCGCCGTCTCGGGAGACGGAACGACGGCGGTCACGGTCACGATCGGCGGGGGCGGCACCGAAGCAGCAAACGCGACCGCCTCGTCCCGTGCGACGCCGCGTCCGCTGGGGGCGGCGATCCCGTCCACAGTGACCGCGATCCGCTTCACCATCAGCGGCGCGGGGATCCCCGACATCGTGCAGACGGTCCCGGTCACCGGGACGACCATCATCGTCACCCTCCAGGTGCCGAGCGGCCTCGGGAGGACCATTCTCGTAGAAGCCCTGGACTCGGGCGGCATTTCCCATTTCCGGGGAGTGACCGTCATCGACGCGACGGGCGTACCGCTTTCGATCACGATCGGCATGGCGGTTGACCCGTCGAACCCGGCGCTGCAGACATGGAGCGTCGTCGCCAACACCGTTTCCACGTCGGCGACCTTGAACCGCGTCACGCAGGGCGACGGAATCGTGCTTGCGGGTGGGACCTCGGGAGAGATCCTCTCCTCGACCGACGGAGTTTCCTGGACCTCCCGGACATCCAATAACATCTCCGGGGAGATCTCCGCGTTGGCGTTCGGCGACAACACGTTCATGGCGATGACGTCCACCGGGAATTTCGCAGCCGTCCCGGTCACCTGGACCAACCGTTTCTTCGGGGCGACGAGCGACAACGTCGGCGATTGGACCGCGAGGGGGGTCATCGGAACCGTCGATGTTCCTATTGCGGCCCTTGCCTTCGGAGGTGGGATCTTCGTCGCCGTAGGAGACAACAGCGCGTCCCACTCCCTCGACAATGGAGCCACATGGTCCCCCCCCGATACGATCTCCGGGATGCAGGGGTTGTCCCGGGTGGCATACGGTAACGGCCGGTTCGTCGCGGTCGGCGTCGCGGACGACAACGTCTCCGTCTCCACGGACGGGATACTGTGGGAAACGGGCGCGATGGGCCTTCCCCCATCCGAACTCCCCGATCTTCTCAATTTCGGCAACGGAATCTTTCTCGCAACGACTTCTACGGGGAATGTCTACATCTCGACCGATGGGATCGCATGGCAGCCCCGCACGCCGTTCGCCGATCTCACGAGCCTCGACACCTCCACGTCTTCGATCGCCGCAGGCGGAGGGGGGTTCATGGTCATCACCTCGTCCAGCCTGTACTTCACGTTCGACTCCGGGGCCACATGGACGGAGGTGATTCCAGGCCCGACGGGATTTTTGATGGACGGGACATTCTGGAACGGGGCGTTCGTCACCGTGGGATCGACCGGTCCGGGAAGCGTCTTCCGCTCCGGGGATCTGTAATTTCGATCGGAGGCGGGTCGGCGAACCCGATCCGCCGCAGGCACAGGGGGAACAGCATGACCGGGATCCGTCGAAATATTTCCGTTACGCTCCTGCTTCTATGCGCCTTCCTCGTCCCGCGGGCCGATGCGGGACAACTGGTGTCCCCCGCGGAGAGGGAGTGGGCGAAGAAGGCCGTCGCCGAGGAGAAATCGCTCTCCGCGCCGGCGGGAAAAAACACCGTCGCGGTTCTCTACTTCCGCAACGGAACCGGCGACCCGTCCCTCGACCCGATGCGAAAGGGGATCCCCCTGCTGCTCGTCACCGACCTGTCCGGCGTCCCCGGCCTTTCGGTCATCGAGCGGACGCGGCTGCAGGCCCTGAACGAGGAGACGGGGCTGGGAGCCTCCGGCCTGGTCGAGACGGGGACCGCGCCCCGGGTCGGGAAGCTGCTGGGCGCCCGTTGGCTCGTGGGGGGTGAGATCGGGCGGGAGAAGCCGACCCGGATCGACCTCACCTCGAACGTGGCCGACGTCCCGGCGGGAACGACGACCGGGAAAACGTCCGCCGGGGGAGAGATCGAACAGCTCTTCGAGGTGGAGAAAGACCTCCTCTTCGGCGTGCTGAAGCTGCTCGACGTGAAGGTAACGCCGGAAGAGGAACAGCGGCTCCGCAAGCCGTGTTCGAAAAGCGTGACGGCGCTGGCCGCCCTCTTCCTCGGCGTCGATGCCGGCGACCGCGGCGAGCTCGACAAGGCGGAAGGGTACTATCGGAAAGCGCTCCAGGTCGATCCGGGCGTCTGCATCGCCTCCGACGCGCTGAAGGAGATCGAGTCGGTCCGGGCCTCCGGGAAACGGAGCCGGCAGCTTCTCAAGACGCTTCGCGACGGGACGACCCTCACCGATTCGTTGACCACGAAAGAGCCGCTGCTCCGGGGTGGAAAGCCGCTGGACATCCCCGGGACGAGGACGTCCCCGACCAACATCAACCTGACGTTTCCCTGAGGGTGACCTGATATGAAGCGATCCGCCGCGATGATCCTGTCGGTCCTCCCGCTGCTCTGGTGCACCGGGGCCCACGCCGCCGAACTGTCGGTCGAATCCGGAGTACAACAGGAATACTGGCAGGACACCCGGGATTCCTCGGGGAACCAGACGCTCGTTCCCCTTCGGATCGAATGGAGCAAGGGGGATGCGACGATCGGCTTGGTGACCGGGGTCGTGCACGCCGCGCTCGACACCCCGGGGACGGCGGACCGCTCCCTCACGCACACCCTCGACACGAAACTCAATCTTTCCTACATGGTCCAGGGGAAACTGCCCGTCGATTTCCTGGTCGGGATGGATTTGAACCTTCCGACCGGGAAGACGGACCTCTCCGCCGCCGATCTTGCGCTGATCCTGGATCCGGAAATCGTGACGATCACAACGTTCGGGGAAGGGGTGAACCTCAACCCGACGCTCTCCCTCGCGAAAGAGTGGGGACCGTGGTCCGCCGGTGCAGGGGTCGGCTACAACGTCCGCCGAACGTACGACGTCAGCACCGAGGCGGGATTGACCGACTACGACCCGGGGGACATTCTCTCGCTCAACGCCCTGTTGCAGCGGGAGTGCTCCCAGGGCTACGTCGGGCGGGTCTTCGGGAAATTCTCCCGGTTCGGGAAAGACCGCCTGCGGGGCGCGGACTTCTTCCGCGAGGGGGATTACCGGATGGCCGGGGTCGGCATTTCGCGGGCGGGTGCGGCATGGGAGGCGGATGTCAATCTCCGGGGGACGTTCCGGGGAAAAGCGGAGATCCTTTCCGGCGGATCACTGGTCACGGAGCCTGAGAGGAGCCGCGGCGACGAATGGAGCGCGGAGGCGAGTGTACGGCACGCACTTCGGAAGGATGTCTCCCTGTCCGGTTCCGTCCGAGGGCTGATCGTCTCGAAAAACGGGTATTCCGAGGGAGCCACGCGCTACAACGGCTCAAAGGAGAAGATCGCGCTCTCGATCGGATGCGATCGCCGTTTCGCGAGCGGGATGGCGGTGGGGGTCAGCCTGAAGGGATTCCTGATGACCGAAGAGACGCAGGCGGTCCCGCAGCCCCGCGAAGAGCGGACGAGCCGGGGGATCGCCCTCGCGTTCCGGATCGGGGTAAACTGACCGTTCCCCGTTTTCGTTTCAGCGTCAACTGCCCCCGGGAAACAGGTCGTCCGCGGCCTTTCCGCAAAGATCGAGGAGCGCCTCGATCCCTCCCGCAGGGCCGGTTCGCGAGGCGGTCCGCAGAACTTTCCCCGTTTCCACGTCCACCAGCCTCAGGTCCATCCGGACGCGATTCCCGACCGTGAGGTATCCGCCGAACACCATCTGACGCGCCCCCGTGATCCTCCCCAGGCGCAACCTCGTCGATTCGTCCGCCAGAGCGGAGGAGCCCAGGCGCAGCTCCTCGACGGCCAGAAGGAGCTTCTGGCGCTCGACGACGGAAAGGCCTCGGGCGTGGACCGTCTCGATGATCCGGAGCGCCAGCACCTCCCCGATCCCCTGCTCCCCCGCGACGCCGGGAGAAAGGTCTTCCGGATCCCACACCGCCA
The genomic region above belongs to Deltaproteobacteria bacterium and contains:
- a CDS encoding CsgG/HfaB family protein, producing the protein MTGIRRNISVTLLLLCAFLVPRADAGQLVSPAEREWAKKAVAEEKSLSAPAGKNTVAVLYFRNGTGDPSLDPMRKGIPLLLVTDLSGVPGLSVIERTRLQALNEETGLGASGLVETGTAPRVGKLLGARWLVGGEIGREKPTRIDLTSNVADVPAGTTTGKTSAGGEIEQLFEVEKDLLFGVLKLLDVKVTPEEEQRLRKPCSKSVTALAALFLGVDAGDRGELDKAEGYYRKALQVDPGVCIASDALKEIESVRASGKRSRQLLKTLRDGTTLTDSLTTKEPLLRGGKPLDIPGTRTSPTNINLTFP
- a CDS encoding CsgG/HfaB family protein, with protein sequence PFVARRAVNLHGCALPHCAPLLRRLRRTLLLRVPSVPTTHKPPSAWRRLLLSLFALVTLSIAGALSGCAGAPVTHSVPAVAVWDPEDLSPGVAGEQGIGEVLALRIIETVHARGLSVVERQKLLLAVEELRLGSSALADESTRLRLGRITGARQMVFGGYLTVGNRVRMDLRLVDVETGKVLRTASRTGPAGGIEALLDLCGKAADDLFPGGS